One segment of Anatilimnocola aggregata DNA contains the following:
- a CDS encoding RNA polymerase sigma factor, producing MTAVDPTSTAEFADLIGRVRLGDQQAATVLVRRYEPEVRRFIRFRLSTPALRRTMDSLDICQSVLCKFFVEISAGRLELQEPRQLAALLITMARNKVCDRVREAQADCRDARRQTNGGEDALLSVAAPGESPSEALIVREILDAVGERLSADDRYLVQQRMGGRSWDDLASELGGNADAIRKRMTRAIDAAATELGIRES from the coding sequence ATGACTGCGGTGGACCCCACATCAACAGCTGAATTTGCCGACCTGATCGGCCGCGTCCGTCTGGGCGACCAGCAAGCGGCGACGGTCTTGGTACGTCGCTACGAACCTGAGGTGCGGCGATTCATCCGTTTTCGTCTTTCTACGCCAGCTTTGCGGCGAACTATGGATTCTTTGGACATTTGTCAGTCCGTTCTGTGTAAATTTTTCGTTGAGATATCTGCAGGACGACTCGAGCTTCAAGAACCACGACAGTTGGCGGCACTTTTGATTACCATGGCCCGCAATAAGGTTTGCGACCGCGTCCGGGAGGCGCAAGCTGATTGCCGCGATGCGCGCCGACAAACCAATGGCGGCGAAGACGCCTTGCTCAGCGTCGCCGCGCCAGGAGAATCTCCCAGCGAAGCACTGATTGTTCGTGAGATTTTGGATGCCGTCGGCGAGCGCCTCAGTGCCGACGATCGCTATTTAGTACAGCAGCGGATGGGGGGCCGCAGTTGGGATGATTTGGCCAGTGAACTTGGGGGAAATGCGGACGCAATCCGCAAACGGATGACGCGGGCCATTGATGCGGCGGCGACCGAACTCGGAATCCGCGAGAGCTGA
- a CDS encoding CHAT domain-containing protein, giving the protein MIRLTPAGQVEVVQYRVPTTGRDEQNSGIAVWSTGGPEQWAVLPGNLIAPHPPAGLASAALRSATRGGGSASSAGPEGMTFQPEQLLGQVVTRAASFTFVTPVDQGFLLEGKITLRRKPDAGTEKFPAAEIALRRGNQNLFTIPFSAGQTEVSWNEIPKLPTDLKNGLPPGAYTLRTGNGPVTSFVVVEREVHDTVLAPLQRLAVVAGIDSPAYLLATAQHLSCQPDADGELCTYAADALDRFDAAAKQKPALAKEAWFSSLRARMLKKLTETDAKPNSDVAATGIEIIDAARNSIQEGNWEAALQTLADPQAEATPRSQALALLYRGVIAAEAGGASLDSPDGLYQEAIQRLQGGEASDLFRAHNNYGNMLFARARDQVHNHAFQMASGSPAPILRALHDWSGAQASYEQALVHAEKLEPSLAAGVRINLAGLYSLLADLIRVLDYANDGNRQFTAGENAATKAAAALAEQVVSQAKSLDPITIAAAQESLAQLAFRASDSKRANEHAEQALLAYATAESLTGIEGAERLLGQIAARPSGNNVPLSAEQASRALRHLQTSHFLTEILRERIPADRAGRSRAGFFARRGYVNERIIDLLLARGDSAAALAIAEGAKSRSLQDVLTQRNVATPTTSGRELAALLADWPKDTAAVEYFLGTERAWGFVVNPQGKVQAWQLADADGKPLASREIVRRVQQLLTDFEGQANKMFRRASSGNGFDHSWQDELNRFGNELLPAKVRDEFKSARHVVLVPHHVLNYFPFAALVTQVDPTARGKLEMPQPRFLIYEPYSISRAPSLAAWDVLRQRAGTFADVRAVGIVEFEQADPLPGVEQDLKNLNEAFGSRIKQLVIGQDASEKNIREALRHPGMIFVGTHGQNIAEEPLLSYLLCHGDRDDDGHLTAGELFGGEVNSSLVVMSACYSGLADRSPLPGDDLFGLERAFLTAGASTVVSGLWDVYDGTGPTLMKSFMTELVAGKSAAGALADSQRSFLAERRKEGPGDPWIHPYFWAVYTVSGNDLLALERSAQ; this is encoded by the coding sequence TTGATCCGGCTGACGCCCGCCGGTCAAGTCGAAGTAGTGCAGTACCGGGTACCAACAACCGGGCGCGATGAACAGAATTCGGGCATCGCTGTTTGGTCGACTGGCGGTCCCGAGCAATGGGCCGTGCTTCCCGGCAACTTGATCGCCCCTCATCCGCCGGCTGGCTTGGCGTCGGCTGCTCTGCGAAGTGCGACGCGCGGCGGTGGTTCAGCTTCGTCTGCCGGGCCCGAAGGAATGACTTTTCAGCCGGAGCAGTTGCTGGGACAAGTGGTCACCCGCGCCGCCAGTTTCACGTTCGTGACTCCCGTCGACCAAGGCTTTTTGCTGGAGGGAAAAATCACCCTGCGGCGTAAGCCCGATGCCGGCACGGAAAAGTTTCCTGCGGCCGAAATCGCGCTGCGGCGCGGGAATCAAAATCTGTTCACCATTCCCTTCTCCGCAGGTCAGACGGAAGTGAGTTGGAACGAAATACCCAAGCTTCCCACCGATCTGAAAAATGGCTTGCCGCCCGGAGCTTATACCTTACGCACGGGGAATGGCCCAGTGACCAGCTTCGTCGTGGTCGAACGAGAGGTGCATGACACCGTGCTCGCGCCCCTGCAGCGACTGGCGGTCGTTGCGGGCATTGATTCGCCCGCTTACTTGTTGGCGACGGCCCAGCATTTGTCTTGTCAGCCCGATGCGGATGGCGAACTTTGCACGTACGCGGCCGATGCCCTCGATCGGTTTGATGCCGCAGCCAAGCAGAAACCTGCTCTCGCAAAAGAAGCCTGGTTTTCGTCGCTGCGAGCCCGCATGCTCAAAAAGCTGACTGAAACCGACGCGAAGCCAAACAGCGACGTCGCCGCCACCGGAATTGAAATCATCGATGCGGCTCGAAATTCGATTCAGGAAGGGAACTGGGAAGCCGCGTTGCAAACCTTGGCGGATCCGCAAGCCGAAGCAACGCCTCGCTCACAGGCTCTTGCGCTGTTGTATCGCGGTGTCATTGCCGCCGAAGCGGGAGGCGCAAGTCTGGACTCGCCCGATGGTCTGTATCAAGAGGCCATTCAGCGATTGCAGGGTGGCGAAGCGAGCGATCTGTTTCGCGCTCACAATAACTACGGCAACATGCTGTTCGCACGGGCCCGCGACCAGGTTCATAATCACGCCTTTCAAATGGCCAGCGGTTCACCCGCTCCCATCTTGCGAGCGCTTCACGATTGGAGCGGAGCGCAAGCCAGCTACGAACAGGCTTTGGTGCATGCTGAGAAGTTAGAACCCTCGCTGGCCGCTGGCGTGCGGATTAACCTGGCTGGACTTTATTCACTGCTCGCCGATTTGATTCGCGTGCTCGACTATGCCAACGATGGAAACCGGCAATTCACTGCTGGCGAGAACGCTGCAACCAAGGCAGCTGCCGCACTGGCCGAACAAGTGGTTTCCCAAGCTAAGAGCTTAGACCCAATTACGATTGCCGCTGCCCAAGAATCCCTGGCTCAACTGGCCTTCCGAGCGAGCGATTCGAAAAGGGCCAATGAACATGCTGAACAAGCTTTACTGGCGTACGCTACAGCGGAATCGCTCACGGGTATCGAAGGTGCCGAACGTCTATTAGGCCAAATCGCTGCCCGCCCGTCTGGCAACAACGTGCCGCTCAGCGCGGAGCAAGCCAGTCGCGCGCTCCGCCATTTGCAAACATCGCACTTCCTCACCGAAATCCTCCGCGAACGCATTCCAGCCGACCGGGCCGGGCGAAGTCGCGCTGGTTTTTTCGCCCGCCGTGGTTACGTGAACGAGCGAATCATCGACTTGCTGCTGGCCCGCGGTGATAGTGCAGCCGCTTTAGCAATCGCCGAAGGAGCCAAGTCACGCTCGTTGCAAGATGTGCTCACCCAGCGGAACGTGGCCACACCAACAACCAGTGGCAGAGAGCTGGCCGCATTGCTTGCCGATTGGCCGAAAGACACCGCAGCAGTTGAGTACTTTCTCGGCACCGAGCGCGCCTGGGGTTTCGTGGTGAATCCGCAAGGCAAAGTGCAGGCGTGGCAACTCGCAGATGCTGACGGCAAGCCGCTCGCCTCCCGCGAGATCGTCCGCCGCGTGCAGCAACTGCTCACCGATTTCGAAGGTCAGGCGAACAAGATGTTTCGCCGTGCTTCATCGGGAAATGGTTTTGATCACAGCTGGCAGGATGAACTGAACCGTTTTGGCAATGAACTACTGCCCGCCAAGGTGCGCGACGAGTTCAAATCAGCCAGGCATGTCGTGCTGGTTCCACATCACGTGCTGAATTATTTTCCCTTTGCCGCGCTGGTCACGCAGGTTGATCCCACGGCCCGCGGCAAGTTGGAAATGCCGCAACCGAGATTCCTGATCTACGAGCCCTACTCCATCAGTCGCGCCCCCTCGCTGGCTGCTTGGGACGTGTTGCGGCAACGAGCCGGCACTTTCGCAGACGTGCGAGCGGTGGGCATCGTCGAATTTGAACAAGCCGATCCGCTCCCCGGCGTGGAACAAGATCTGAAAAACCTGAACGAAGCGTTTGGCAGTCGCATCAAGCAACTGGTCATCGGCCAGGATGCGTCGGAGAAGAACATTCGCGAAGCGCTGCGTCATCCGGGCATGATCTTCGTCGGTACACATGGCCAGAACATCGCTGAAGAGCCGCTGTTGAGCTATCTCCTTTGTCATGGTGATCGCGATGACGATGGTCACCTGACTGCGGGTGAGCTTTTTGGCGGCGAAGTGAACTCGTCCCTCGTGGTCATGAGTGCATGTTACTCCGGACTTGCCGATCGCAGTCCGCTGCCCGGTGATGATCTGTTCGGCTTGGAACGCGCCTTTCTGACTGCTGGGGCGTCGACGGTCGTCTCCGGTCTGTGGGATGTGTACGACGGCACCGGCCCCACACTAATGAAGTCGTTCATGACGGAACTGGTCGCCGGAAAATCGGCTGCCGGTGCCCTGGCCGATTCGCAGCGCAGCTTTCTCGCCGAGCGACGCAAAGAAGGCCCCGGCGACCCTTGGATTCATCCGTACTTTTGGGCCGTCTACACCGTTTCTGGCAACGACTTACTCGCGCTCGAACGTTCCGCTCAATGA
- a CDS encoding serine/threonine-protein kinase has product MKPADQQPFKPLNKGDESQVSANDTADLRSDAAVTGALSSRTPAEFVGQIWEQMRAGWLQGRPFTAEQFLTPAFLAACGEEGAIDIIYGEFALAEAHGARPSVGAYLERFPLFAEGLAKQLSLHAAIALVPDELNAEQPTLRVAGTAPIVCPGTFGRYMLVAPLDSGGQSTVYRAIHPDLAKEVVLKIAREPDGALDLQHDASLAAEAKILSGLSHPNLAQVFDAGVAQGRAYLAMEYVRGCTLAQFARQRQVSPQQAATIVAKTARALALVHSRGILHLDIKPKNIVIDEQGEPRLIDFGLARQEHAWSPTAVDEGLAGTLEFMAPEQARCEAAKFGPATDIFSLGGVLYFLLTNVALFKAKSAQDSLQLAQRCEWRRELLARCAGSGRLRRCCERALARNPADRFATAAEFATALDQSAALPRRRWAAIAAAVAFVSVVTIVIWGATNFFSPQSVVAASPELRIRIWQEGIHKELSHAVPLINGDQLRLEASVPVGSRAAFCLINGQGEISLLKEYSSAETVAKVAYPDIQSAAPLTGETGTECVLVISGDLIPAAEVLQGWWVKTDSRWPALSEYSVVHITAEIVTLEQSGRDLGAAVLKRDPEDVIRVRLDRFRQILLENSLRFDGLAFSHSS; this is encoded by the coding sequence ATGAAACCTGCGGATCAACAGCCTTTCAAGCCACTGAATAAAGGCGACGAGAGCCAGGTCAGCGCAAACGATACTGCGGATCTGCGCAGCGACGCCGCAGTGACTGGCGCACTTTCCTCGCGTACGCCGGCCGAGTTTGTAGGCCAAATCTGGGAACAAATGCGGGCCGGTTGGCTGCAAGGGCGGCCTTTCACAGCCGAGCAATTTCTCACCCCGGCGTTTCTCGCCGCCTGCGGTGAGGAAGGAGCAATCGATATCATCTATGGCGAATTCGCACTCGCCGAAGCACACGGCGCCCGTCCCTCCGTCGGCGCTTACCTGGAGCGTTTTCCTCTATTTGCCGAAGGTTTGGCGAAGCAACTTTCGCTCCATGCAGCGATCGCACTTGTGCCCGACGAGTTGAACGCAGAACAGCCCACGCTGCGGGTGGCTGGTACCGCACCGATCGTTTGCCCAGGAACCTTTGGCCGCTACATGCTCGTGGCACCGCTCGATTCGGGCGGGCAGTCGACCGTCTACCGTGCCATTCACCCCGACCTGGCGAAGGAAGTGGTGCTGAAGATCGCCCGCGAACCCGATGGCGCGCTCGATCTGCAGCACGATGCCAGCCTGGCTGCCGAGGCGAAGATCTTGTCTGGTCTGTCGCACCCTAACCTGGCTCAAGTTTTCGATGCCGGGGTTGCGCAAGGGCGCGCTTATCTTGCGATGGAATATGTCCGCGGCTGCACACTGGCCCAATTTGCAAGGCAACGACAAGTTTCGCCGCAGCAGGCCGCAACGATCGTGGCGAAAACGGCACGGGCACTTGCGCTCGTACATTCGCGTGGCATTTTGCATCTCGATATTAAGCCCAAGAACATCGTCATTGATGAGCAGGGCGAACCGCGGTTGATCGATTTTGGCCTTGCGCGCCAGGAGCATGCCTGGTCGCCAACCGCCGTTGACGAAGGACTCGCCGGGACGTTGGAATTCATGGCACCGGAGCAGGCCCGCTGCGAAGCCGCGAAGTTTGGCCCGGCGACGGACATTTTTTCATTGGGCGGCGTGCTCTATTTTCTGCTGACCAACGTGGCTCTATTTAAGGCGAAGTCGGCGCAAGACTCATTGCAACTGGCACAGCGCTGCGAGTGGCGGCGCGAACTCCTCGCTAGGTGTGCCGGCTCCGGTCGGCTTCGCCGCTGCTGCGAACGTGCGCTTGCTCGCAACCCGGCCGATCGTTTTGCCACGGCTGCAGAATTTGCCACGGCCTTGGATCAGTCGGCTGCTTTGCCCCGGCGACGGTGGGCAGCGATTGCCGCCGCGGTGGCGTTTGTTTCGGTCGTCACAATAGTGATTTGGGGGGCGACGAACTTTTTCAGTCCGCAGTCCGTGGTGGCCGCCTCGCCCGAATTGCGAATTCGCATCTGGCAAGAAGGGATTCACAAGGAACTATCTCACGCAGTTCCGCTTATCAACGGCGATCAATTGCGGCTCGAGGCGAGCGTTCCAGTTGGTTCGCGGGCCGCGTTTTGTCTGATCAATGGCCAAGGAGAGATTAGCTTACTCAAGGAATACTCCTCGGCCGAAACCGTTGCCAAAGTCGCCTATCCCGACATACAGTCGGCAGCTCCACTCACCGGCGAGACGGGGACCGAATGCGTGCTGGTGATCTCAGGAGATTTAATTCCTGCTGCGGAAGTGTTGCAGGGATGGTGGGTTAAAACTGACTCGCGCTGGCCAGCGCTGAGTGAGTACTCTGTCGTTCACATCACCGCCGAAATCGTCACGCTTGAACAGTCCGGGCGCGATCTGGGAGCAGCTGTTCTGAAGCGCGATCCGGAAGATGTGATCCGTGTCCGGCTCGACCGTTTTCGCCAGATTTTGCTTGAAAATAGTCTTCGGTTCGACGGCTTGGCGTTCAGCCACTCATCATAA
- a CDS encoding caspase family protein, translated as MNTKFHFCGLASIVIALAIGSRLGVAQQSVNSPKFALLIGCSDYQHLPGKNLRGPKNDVRELAQVLVTRFAFAPADVRQLLAWPDDVALRPTRENILRELDQLATKAAEGTQIVICFSGHGTRVPIPAAQHPLDPKNPEPDGFDEAFVAADARLVNGEMQNLILDDELGQRLQKLRAQGANVWALFDCCHSGTMSRGVDDEASGEVSRELVAADLGVTAESIKQAEEKGVAAADGMPAADALNIFDAPVGEATKGSLVTFYAAQPFETAPDLPCPPNAPKTDKHYFGLLTYSTLQTLLRERPAGQTTYRELGQAIVGRYRAERGTRGPTPNFAGDLDREVLGLRTWPGRSQMLLLKSAAGWGINAGELQGLSTGSILALFPPGSGAEQLPSGYLRVTNVTPATAEIEPCEHNMVAALPEAKWQEAMRCEIVSRQLGDLRIKLCVAPAVAELQPITTIARNALSALSTSSAELVQATDDPAAPWQLLAVSPASALRDYQLTIAQPMVLLIRQGEILPGRATPGGETKSVGRVWQQYDPRDVAAFQEALAADIHKIFTWQNLWRIAGGHGTELADENSNLKVELASLAGADDKSGGKLLSQASVRPGDYLELRVSNEGANREWVTMVFLDADFRVVVLPTQQLNRAGGFDAALQPIVFQISPKASGPQSWLIIASSADANRLEPDFQFLAQSGLGRAARKPIVAERAGNSPFEALALAVAGKKGLFRGTVTPSDQNPSLILRSWTVTHPSTK; from the coding sequence ATGAACACGAAGTTTCATTTTTGCGGACTCGCCAGCATCGTGATCGCTTTGGCAATTGGCTCGCGTTTGGGGGTTGCGCAGCAATCTGTAAATTCACCAAAGTTTGCCCTGCTCATTGGCTGCAGTGACTATCAACACTTGCCCGGGAAGAACTTGCGTGGGCCTAAGAACGATGTCCGCGAACTGGCCCAAGTGCTCGTTACGCGGTTCGCTTTTGCTCCCGCCGATGTGCGACAACTGCTCGCCTGGCCCGACGATGTGGCACTTCGTCCCACACGCGAAAATATCCTCCGCGAACTCGATCAACTCGCCACGAAGGCAGCTGAGGGAACGCAGATTGTAATTTGCTTTTCTGGCCACGGCACGCGCGTGCCAATTCCCGCCGCGCAGCATCCACTCGATCCTAAGAACCCCGAGCCCGATGGTTTTGATGAGGCCTTTGTGGCCGCGGATGCCCGCTTAGTGAACGGCGAGATGCAGAATCTGATTCTCGATGACGAACTGGGCCAGCGATTGCAAAAACTGCGGGCTCAAGGAGCGAATGTGTGGGCCTTGTTCGACTGCTGTCACTCGGGGACCATGTCTCGCGGTGTGGATGACGAAGCCAGTGGCGAGGTCTCGCGCGAACTCGTGGCTGCCGACCTCGGTGTAACTGCGGAGTCGATCAAGCAAGCCGAAGAGAAGGGTGTTGCGGCGGCGGATGGCATGCCCGCAGCGGATGCGCTCAACATTTTCGATGCGCCGGTAGGTGAAGCGACGAAAGGGAGCCTTGTTACTTTCTATGCGGCACAACCGTTCGAGACAGCGCCGGATTTACCATGCCCACCGAACGCGCCGAAGACTGACAAGCACTACTTCGGCCTGCTTACCTATTCGACATTGCAGACGCTGCTACGCGAGCGACCGGCCGGTCAAACGACCTACCGCGAGTTGGGACAGGCGATTGTCGGACGCTATCGCGCCGAACGGGGCACGCGCGGACCAACGCCGAATTTTGCTGGCGATCTCGATCGCGAAGTTCTGGGCCTCCGCACGTGGCCCGGCCGATCGCAAATGCTGTTGCTGAAAAGCGCCGCCGGCTGGGGAATCAACGCAGGCGAGTTGCAAGGTTTATCGACAGGTTCGATTCTCGCCCTCTTTCCACCGGGGAGTGGTGCCGAGCAATTACCCAGTGGTTATCTACGTGTGACGAATGTCACGCCTGCCACGGCAGAAATCGAACCCTGCGAGCACAACATGGTCGCAGCCCTTCCCGAAGCCAAGTGGCAGGAAGCAATGCGCTGCGAAATTGTCTCGCGCCAGCTGGGCGACTTGCGGATCAAATTGTGTGTCGCGCCCGCAGTTGCGGAGTTGCAACCAATCACGACCATTGCCCGCAACGCGCTTAGCGCTCTTTCCACTTCGAGTGCAGAATTGGTCCAAGCCACCGACGATCCGGCTGCTCCTTGGCAACTGCTGGCGGTTTCGCCTGCCTCTGCGCTTCGCGATTATCAGCTCACGATTGCTCAACCAATGGTGCTGCTCATTCGGCAAGGAGAGATTCTGCCTGGTCGCGCCACACCTGGCGGCGAAACGAAAAGCGTGGGGCGAGTGTGGCAGCAGTACGACCCGCGTGATGTCGCTGCGTTTCAAGAAGCACTGGCAGCCGACATCCACAAGATTTTCACCTGGCAGAACCTGTGGCGCATTGCTGGAGGTCATGGAACCGAACTGGCCGATGAGAACAGCAACTTGAAAGTCGAACTGGCATCGCTCGCGGGGGCCGATGACAAGAGCGGCGGCAAGCTGTTGTCGCAAGCGTCCGTTCGGCCTGGCGACTATCTGGAACTGCGAGTGAGCAATGAAGGAGCAAATCGCGAGTGGGTGACCATGGTGTTTTTGGATGCCGACTTTCGCGTAGTCGTCCTCCCTACGCAGCAACTTAACCGCGCCGGAGGCTTCGATGCGGCGCTGCAGCCCATCGTGTTTCAAATTTCACCAAAAGCGTCTGGTCCCCAAAGTTGGTTGATTATTGCTAGTTCGGCGGATGCAAATCGCTTGGAGCCAGATTTTCAATTTCTGGCCCAAAGTGGTTTGGGGCGCGCGGCGCGAAAACCGATCGTCGCCGAGCGTGCGGGCAATTCGCCGTTCGAAGCATTGGCCCTGGCTGTTGCGGGAAAGAAAGGCCTATTTCGCGGCACGGTTACCCCGTCAGATCAGAATCCGAGTTTGATATTGCGCTCGTGGACAGTGACTCATCCGTCCACGAAGTAG
- a CDS encoding ferric reductase-like transmembrane domain-containing protein, with amino-acid sequence MSPVPDQAQKTPLDTLVLLAAGIGLAIWCVVSFRAGGYYVQRDVFACQLSGYAALAYLAVSLCAGPLLRVASLAGLRVEREFSARLSRNAGIASALAAGLHTVISLMTYLKHDWWIVLTLPYLQWGVLALFVLLVLLVGSFKPLMSLVRWKIWKPLFRLSFLAAIFAFFHVIYAPFSPTILIVSLFANALLVSLFRWLPQRKQSKPTEPVVVLEAPIVDTSLRKKDPA; translated from the coding sequence ATGAGCCCAGTTCCCGATCAAGCGCAAAAGACGCCGCTCGATACGCTTGTGCTGCTGGCCGCTGGCATCGGCCTGGCGATCTGGTGCGTCGTTTCTTTTCGCGCGGGGGGCTATTACGTGCAGCGCGATGTGTTCGCCTGTCAGTTGAGTGGCTATGCAGCGCTCGCCTATCTGGCTGTTTCGCTGTGTGCTGGACCGCTGTTGCGTGTCGCCTCGCTGGCTGGATTGCGGGTGGAGCGAGAGTTTTCTGCTCGGCTTAGCCGCAACGCGGGAATAGCGTCTGCCCTGGCTGCCGGGCTACATACGGTCATTTCTCTGATGACCTATCTCAAGCACGATTGGTGGATCGTCCTCACACTTCCCTATTTGCAATGGGGAGTGCTGGCGCTATTCGTATTACTCGTGCTTCTCGTCGGCAGTTTCAAGCCGTTGATGTCGCTCGTCCGTTGGAAAATCTGGAAGCCGCTCTTCCGCCTTTCATTTCTGGCCGCGATTTTCGCCTTCTTCCATGTGATCTATGCTCCGTTCAGCCCCACGATCCTGATTGTCTCGCTTTTCGCTAACGCACTACTGGTAAGCTTGTTCCGTTGGTTGCCGCAAAGAAAACAATCAAAGCCTACGGAACCGGTTGTCGTCCTTGAAGCCCCAATAGTCGATACCTCGCTGCGCAAAAAAGATCCGGCATAG